The nucleotide sequence aaaataattttaagatcgAAGACTAGTTAAGTTAGGTAAATATAACTATTATTGGCAGGACTTTAACATGGACTATAAGGATCCTTACAGGATTTAGGGATTTAGATGTGCTTTAGGGAAGTCCATAAACTCactgaaataatgcaaaaattGTAATACCAAATGCAaaccgtttttgttttttttttccaggcacaAAGAATATAGctctcatttttcaaaagataCAGGACCACTCCTCATAGCCCACATTAAGAACCAATGAAGAAAAGAGCACCTAAATTTGTGGATACAGATACTAATAAAAACATTTGAGTATGGTTTTCATTCatatcattttatcattatcattttatcatCCCTAACTAGCCATAGAAGAGCCATTTTGTTAAAACACAACattgttgattattttttaaattaaaccacTATTCTTTAAACCCTTTTCTGTTGCCATTACAATTTCTTACAGCATTGGTAAGTAGCCTTCTCTTAGTTTAAGAATATTACCTTTCTGAAAACACGGGAACAAAGTGTGCTGGCCACTTGTAAGTTGATTTCATAAAAGAATagctttttttgtattatttggtattttttagTCAATTAGACTCAGAAAATTTGTTTTTGGCATTCTAGGTAATAATACAACATCCCAATGTAACTATTACTTTAAGACCCTTATTTTAACAAGGACAGACACTTGATGTATGCACTATTATTGGGCTATTGCAAATCAGTCTATAGTAAATGAAGCCCAGCTACCCCTCAGTTTGACCGTTCAATTACTATGAATTATATGTAGTGTTGTAGTCTTTATTACTGGACTCCAACAACTTTCAAAATATCAGCTGAATGTGAAATTAAGCAAAAGAGACCTAAAACCAGGGTCTGTGCCATTCTCTAAGACATACAAAACAAGTGGATGGTAGCAAAAGCAGAGTTAAATCGGCACTGTGCTTCTGGACCTTCCCAAAAACCTGATCAAGCTTTaagcctcatgaataaattacaACTTCTCCAGGTCTTCCTTCTATGAACAGAAAAGTATATACTTCCTCTATAATGGTTATGGCCTTCCAGTTTATCCCATTCTGACCCCCTTGGGCTTTtaaatttagtaaattttaaaagaaaattaaatctgttAGCTTGGAGCTTACAAGTTTCTGTGTATTCACATATGAAATTCAAACAGGGAAGATCAAAAAACCGTCACTGATAAGAACCAAAGAAAAGTCTTTTATACAGTATGTAAGCTTCTTTTGCTCATTCTTTCACCTATTCAGTTAAACATTAGGTCCTACTGTGTTGCCCAGCTGTGGGGattcacagaaaataaaacacagttcCAATTCTCAAGAGAGTTTATCAGGAAGATTTCATATTTCTAATGTTGGTTAAAAGAACACACAAAGATTGCAGCCCTACTTGAACATTACACGAACTCAAAAAGTCAATACTAAAGGTAGTCAGAGGCAACTTCTGCTCATCCTGAGCATCCGTAGAAATCTTTCTGCAGTACTTATCATCCATACCACAAGAAAACAGATGggaataatttttatcctttacttaagatatttattgagtacatgTTATAATAACACTCtatacttaaaggaaaaaaccAATTACCTGACTTTAAGTCTAAACAATATACTATTCTTTTAGCAGACAACAGGAATTTCCCTCCTTTATTAAGTTCTTATTTTAGGATGTGTCATTTTGTACTCCTCATAAAAGCCATGGCATTAAAATAACAAGAGATGagtttcttccttctgcttccaaAATTCTTGTTACCCTAGGTGATCACGTAAAGAGTTAAAGGTAAAAAATTAACATGTACAAAACATCATCACAACAATTCCCAGCTGAATTTTTTCCATATggaatttttgtaaattaaaattacCAACTAAATCCAAGATCAGCAAGTAGCTGCCAAGTGATGAAGAATTTAAACTCTAAAGCAACTATGTAATTAATCTGGCAACTTAACCCTGTAATTCAAACCTAGTAGAATAATTTAGAGGTGAAAAAtcctattaattttaatttatgatactGGAATGATACAATTATAAGATATAATGATATGCCCACATTAtaaatttgtgtgtattttttgttttttggagtttCTTGGTCACCTCTTCCAAGATCAAGAGGAAAacaataattcatttaaattagGAACTggacacagtttttaaaaaaattgaacagtaTGTTTCCTTTATATGGTATTACAGTAAATGCTCTATAAAACTATTAGCTGAAGTCTTAGATAAGAATAAGGTCTGTTTTGAGAATAGCAAAGAGTTCAGAAAATATTgcagattttaagatatttagCTTGGACATCTATAGATAACTATAAAAAAATGttccttgaattttaaaaaggcaaagtaaATTTTTCTCCGCCTGCTAAATTATGGGACTTCTTGCATGAGAATGTCACTCACGTTTCCTAAAATGATAACTTTGAGTTTACGTTAAACCTTTCCCACCTAAAAAGTACAGATATTAGCAGAATATTcactaagtaaaattaaaatattacctGGTTTCTAAGGCACACTGTTAGTTATACCATCTCAAGTGGGATTAATTTGATGAACTGCATTAGCTCTCAGAACATTTGCAACTCAGGTAGAAAGAGGCAAGTATCACATAACATGTTTAGTCTGTTGTCAAAAAAGAGATTTCAAGTAAAATATGTCAATCCTCGCACCTGAAATCACTTAGACATTACTAATGTGCTATTTGGAAGAGTTTCTGTAGAGAAGGTTTTTTAGATGACATACAATACTTAGTGCTTTAGAGGGTTGGGTAAACTCTTTTGTTCAACAATGTCTCATGTCCACTGCATTAAGCTTGGTCTCCAGTTCCACTATCCAATGCCTGCTTCACGTTAAGTCATACTTCGTTGGTACCACATAAAGTAATTATATTATAAAAGGCCTCTAGATCACTGGATTCAAATGTAATAGCTGGTTTCATTAATGTTCCAGGAGCAAGAGAAGCCTCTCCAATAATTCTCAGGTTGATAAATTTGATTTTCCAAGTATTTTCCACAAAGGGGCAGCGTATGAGTCCAAAAATTTGTTCAAAAATGCCCAAACAAGTGTTCTCTCGGTGGACAGTCCCAGCAACTCCAACCATAACTAGACCATGGGGAGAAGAAGCACATTTCAGTCCACGGGAATCTAGGTTAGGACTGAGAAAAAGATATTCTTCTTTCACTAGTGATAGCAGACGAAGGCTCACAATTTCTGCTCCACAGTAGTCTATCACATTTTGTTCAGAGGTATTATAATAAAACCTAAGCTTGACATCATGCCAGAAGTGCTGAGGCCCCCATTCATCTTGAGGTGGTCCCAGAAGAGGATTCTGAGAATTAAGAAGTTCAAAGAACCAGTGACAGAATTCTTCTCCTAATCGACGAAAATCAACTTTTTCagcttttttatcttctttttcctgcTGATTAAgataaataacaaacaaaaccatgGTTAGTtctctttagcttttttttctaTCTGGCCTGTTTTAGACCTAGTTTTAATATACTGAGTATAGCAGAAGCTGAGCAAACTACAAGTGAACTCACTGAACACATCATACACAATAAATTGTCTTtccaaaaaggggaaaaaatcattttagaatctccctacatgggatccctgggtggcgcagtggtttggcgcctgcctttggcccagggcgcgatcctggagacccgggatcgaatcccacgtcgcatggagcctgcttctccctctgcctgtgtctctgcctctctctctctctctctctctctctctctgtgactatcataaataaataaaaattaaaaaaaaaattaaaagaatctccCTACATAAACATCTGAAAATTCAGCTACAAAATTAAgggtctgtttgtttgtttttgttttttaagattttatttatttatccacaagagacacagagagagagagaggcagagtcccaggcagagggagaagcaggctccatgcagggagcccgacgtgggactcgatcctaggaccccaggatcacgccctgggctgaaagcaacactaaaccgctgaatcacccaggctGCCAGAAATTAAGGTTTAACAAAGCCTCTCAAAATATCAGCATGACCAGTCAACAATGATTTACATAAGTATTTTCTCTTGATTGTGGCAGTGGTTTCACAATGTCTATCAAAACCTTCAAACCATATGCTTTAAATGGATACACC is from Canis lupus baileyi chromosome 35, mCanLup2.hap1, whole genome shotgun sequence and encodes:
- the C35H3orf38 gene encoding uncharacterized protein C3orf38 homolog isoform X2; translation: MSGLSYPEMEGCRNLLGLLDNEDILALCDTITNRLVQPEDRQDAIRAILVYSQNVEELLRRKKVHREVIFKYLATQGVIVPPATEKHNLIQHAKDYWEKQLQLKLKETPEPVKTEDIRLFQQEKEDKKAEKVDFRRLGEEFCHWFFELLNSQNPLLGPPQDEWGPQHFWHDVKLRFYYNTSEQNVIDYCGAEIVSLRLLSLVKEEYLFLSPNLDSRGLKCASSPHGLVMVGVAGTVHRENTCLGIFEQIFGLIRCPFVENTWKIKFINLRIIGEASLAPGTLMKPAITFESSDLEAFYNIITLCGTNEV
- the C35H3orf38 gene encoding uncharacterized protein C3orf38 homolog isoform X1; the encoded protein is MSGLSYPEMEGCRNLLGLLDNEDILALCDTITNRLVQPEDRQDAIRAILVYSQNVEELLRRKKVHREVIFKYLATQGVIVPPATEKHNLIQHAKDYWEKQLQLKLKETPEPVKTEDIRLFQQQEKEDKKAEKVDFRRLGEEFCHWFFELLNSQNPLLGPPQDEWGPQHFWHDVKLRFYYNTSEQNVIDYCGAEIVSLRLLSLVKEEYLFLSPNLDSRGLKCASSPHGLVMVGVAGTVHRENTCLGIFEQIFGLIRCPFVENTWKIKFINLRIIGEASLAPGTLMKPAITFESSDLEAFYNIITLCGTNEV